One window of Streptomyces sp. FIT100 genomic DNA carries:
- a CDS encoding glycosyltransferase family 4 protein, with amino-acid sequence METQSADASRPVKGRVVMLVDNKVEGDSRVQKAAQSAADAGWDVVLLGLVRSGNGRTWKLGDAEVRLLPLKTPLAKRHAERHRSPLRRPLAYPPGPLAAYRRQWAKAWRADVATRRAALRVAPEAVGSPLFRTTEKVRLIAAGPASKFLLKWVGFRARQTREAQKAGRRLRGPLDRAFTASWKALKGNRAWRRLEPVLWDYELTYGKEIDALKPDLIHANDFRMLGVGARAAIRARAAGRNVKLVWDAHEFLPGVRPWEDNAHWIPGNTAHESEFAPYADAVVTVSEGLGDLLRERHGLKEQPTVVLNAPDRPVEVDETLDDFEPVPDLRALCGIGPDVPLVVYSGSPGPQRGLGDMVEALPKLDGAHMAFVVPSPAAAYIQSLLRRAEELGVGDRLHAVPYVPHWQVVRFLSAADVGCIPIHHWPNHEIALITKFFEYSHARLPLVVSDVKTMSEVTRSTGQGEVCKAEDIDDLVRAIKAVLADPERYRAAYDKPGLLDTWTWEAQAEVLDQLYTRLLADVRPGARS; translated from the coding sequence ATGGAAACGCAGAGTGCCGATGCGTCCCGTCCCGTCAAGGGCCGCGTCGTCATGCTGGTCGACAACAAGGTCGAGGGCGACTCGCGGGTGCAGAAGGCCGCCCAGTCCGCGGCCGACGCCGGCTGGGACGTCGTCCTGCTCGGCCTGGTGCGCTCCGGCAACGGGCGCACCTGGAAGCTCGGCGACGCCGAGGTGCGGCTGCTTCCGCTGAAGACGCCGCTGGCCAAGCGGCACGCCGAGCGGCACCGCTCGCCGCTGCGCCGTCCGCTGGCCTACCCGCCGGGGCCGCTCGCCGCCTACCGCCGCCAGTGGGCGAAGGCGTGGCGCGCGGACGTCGCCACCCGCCGGGCCGCGCTGCGCGTGGCGCCGGAGGCCGTCGGCTCGCCCCTGTTCCGCACGACCGAGAAGGTCCGGCTGATCGCTGCCGGCCCCGCGTCCAAGTTCCTGCTGAAGTGGGTCGGCTTCCGGGCCCGCCAGACCCGTGAGGCGCAGAAGGCCGGGCGCCGGCTGCGGGGTCCGCTGGACCGCGCCTTCACCGCGTCCTGGAAGGCGCTCAAGGGCAACCGCGCCTGGCGCAGGCTGGAGCCGGTGCTGTGGGACTACGAGCTGACGTACGGCAAGGAGATCGACGCGCTGAAGCCCGATCTGATCCACGCCAACGACTTCCGCATGCTCGGTGTCGGCGCACGCGCCGCGATACGGGCTCGTGCGGCCGGCCGCAACGTCAAGCTGGTCTGGGACGCCCATGAGTTCCTGCCCGGCGTGCGGCCCTGGGAGGACAACGCCCACTGGATCCCGGGCAACACCGCGCACGAGAGCGAGTTCGCCCCGTACGCCGACGCCGTCGTCACCGTCTCCGAAGGGCTCGGCGACCTGCTGCGCGAGCGCCACGGCCTGAAGGAGCAGCCGACCGTCGTGCTGAACGCCCCCGACCGGCCGGTCGAGGTCGACGAGACGCTGGACGACTTCGAGCCGGTGCCCGACCTGCGGGCGCTGTGCGGCATCGGCCCCGACGTCCCGCTGGTCGTCTACAGCGGTTCGCCCGGTCCGCAGCGCGGCCTCGGCGACATGGTCGAGGCGCTGCCGAAGCTGGACGGCGCCCACATGGCGTTCGTCGTGCCCAGCCCGGCCGCCGCGTACATCCAGAGCCTGCTGCGCCGTGCGGAGGAGCTGGGCGTCGGCGACCGGCTGCACGCCGTGCCCTACGTGCCGCACTGGCAGGTGGTCCGCTTCCTGTCCGCCGCCGATGTCGGCTGCATCCCGATCCACCACTGGCCGAACCACGAGATCGCACTGATCACCAAGTTCTTCGAGTACTCGCACGCCCGGCTGCCGCTGGTCGTCAGCGATGTCAAGACCATGTCGGAGGTCACCCGCTCCACCGGCCAGGGCGAGGTCTGCAAGGCCGAGGACATCGACGACCTCGTACGCGCGATCAAGGCCGTCCTCGCCGACCCCGAGCGCTACCGGGCCGCCTACGACAAGCCCGGTCTGCTCGACACCTGGACGTGGGAGGCGCAGGCCGAGGTGCTCGACCAGCTCTACACGCGGCTGCTCGCGGACGTCAGGCCGGGGGCGAGATCATGA
- a CDS encoding glycosyltransferase: protein MESPARRPRLVVIVANGITGDSRVQKTAVAAARDGWHVTLVGRSDTKRVQHSKMGPIDVIRVPVGKEYSRAVTARKTHPVRSAATQFHLQDQAALNRYRAAYRAWVRQKSAESNWAGTPRRISVKAMLRARRTVHRLRVRAFQWEQRRRPKDPAPVGDWRRDWPQVIDLDLAFGPVIEELKPDVIHANDATMIVTAARSAARLKASGHRCAWLYDAHEYIKGVEWPNARQASALPAMEAEFIGRADAVVTVSAQMAELLKNDHKLSELPLVVGNSPVREVIGSGKSRSSVRQACGLGPEVPLMVYSGWIGPERGVDAVIDGLAELPDVHLALVVGRTTPLLEELLARAGSLGVRDRVHLVPYVPQYEVADYLSSADLGLTPFRRVPNCEVSLPTKVSEYLQARLPLVTSDVKVIKAYVEEHGLGEVFTWEDPKTFAAAAARAMKSRDELAANITEEVLTDLSWEEQSGRLLQLYRQLSKKTPPGPRPEIAWTVTESPSAVRSAEPKEGEPAWRKLGNTRIKLGLGPANYAGQAAAYAQAITRLDPDVSVEVVMNKRPESFDYPADVYVDATRLDELDTQFQQVERIVGRYTHLLADAFMPVFGLLNGGTIAGDLAALKHAGIKVGLLAHGSEIRHPGRHMERHEYSLFRDAPAGIAAKLQAKAERNRKIADECGLPLYVTTPDLLDDLPTATWTPLVVDVDSWSTDRPVMERKRPVVLHAPSKRWTKGTDRIMPVLTELHDKGLIDFRLAEGIPVAEMQELVQGCDLVLDQFTTGSYGTFAVEAMAAGKPVVGYISDQVRGATQGALPIVSATPADLREVVESLVADREGTALIGQESAKFARTYHDGTWTAQVLSGFLK from the coding sequence ATGGAATCCCCTGCCCGCCGACCTAGGCTCGTGGTGATCGTCGCCAACGGCATCACGGGTGACTCGCGGGTACAGAAGACCGCTGTCGCGGCGGCCCGCGACGGCTGGCACGTCACCCTGGTCGGCAGGAGCGACACCAAGCGTGTCCAGCACTCCAAGATGGGCCCGATCGACGTGATCCGGGTTCCCGTGGGCAAGGAGTACTCCCGGGCGGTGACCGCGCGCAAGACCCATCCGGTGCGGTCCGCCGCCACGCAGTTCCACCTTCAGGACCAGGCCGCGCTGAACCGCTACCGGGCGGCGTACCGAGCCTGGGTCCGGCAGAAGTCCGCCGAGAGCAACTGGGCGGGCACCCCGCGCCGGATCTCGGTCAAGGCGATGCTGCGCGCCCGCCGCACGGTCCACCGGCTGCGGGTCCGGGCCTTCCAGTGGGAGCAGCGCCGCCGTCCCAAGGACCCGGCGCCCGTCGGCGACTGGCGCCGCGACTGGCCGCAGGTGATCGATCTCGACCTGGCCTTCGGCCCGGTGATCGAGGAGCTCAAGCCGGACGTCATCCACGCCAACGACGCCACCATGATCGTCACCGCGGCCCGCAGCGCCGCGCGGCTCAAGGCGAGTGGCCACCGCTGTGCCTGGCTGTACGACGCCCACGAGTACATCAAGGGCGTCGAGTGGCCCAACGCCCGCCAGGCGTCCGCCCTTCCGGCGATGGAGGCCGAGTTCATCGGCCGCGCCGACGCCGTCGTCACCGTCTCGGCGCAGATGGCGGAGCTGCTCAAGAACGACCACAAGCTGTCCGAGCTGCCGCTGGTCGTGGGCAACTCGCCGGTCCGCGAGGTGATCGGCAGCGGTAAGTCCCGGTCGTCGGTCCGCCAGGCATGCGGCCTCGGCCCCGAGGTGCCGCTGATGGTCTACTCGGGCTGGATCGGCCCCGAGCGGGGCGTCGACGCGGTGATCGACGGGCTGGCGGAGCTGCCCGACGTCCACCTGGCGCTCGTCGTGGGCCGTACCACCCCGCTCCTGGAGGAGCTCCTGGCGCGAGCCGGGTCCCTCGGCGTACGCGACCGGGTCCACCTGGTGCCGTACGTCCCCCAGTACGAAGTCGCCGACTACCTGTCGTCGGCCGACCTGGGACTGACCCCCTTCCGGCGCGTGCCCAACTGCGAGGTCTCGCTGCCGACGAAGGTCTCCGAGTACCTCCAGGCCCGGCTGCCGCTGGTCACCAGCGACGTGAAGGTCATCAAGGCGTACGTCGAGGAGCACGGTCTGGGCGAGGTCTTCACCTGGGAGGACCCGAAGACCTTCGCGGCGGCGGCCGCGCGCGCCATGAAGAGCCGCGACGAGCTCGCCGCGAACATCACCGAGGAGGTCCTCACCGATCTGTCGTGGGAGGAGCAGAGCGGCCGGCTGCTCCAGCTCTACCGGCAGCTGTCGAAGAAGACCCCGCCCGGCCCGCGTCCGGAGATCGCGTGGACCGTCACGGAGTCCCCGAGCGCGGTGCGGTCCGCCGAGCCCAAGGAGGGCGAGCCGGCCTGGCGCAAGCTCGGTAACACCCGGATCAAGCTGGGTCTCGGCCCGGCGAACTACGCGGGGCAGGCCGCCGCGTACGCCCAGGCGATCACCCGTCTCGACCCGGACGTGTCCGTCGAGGTCGTGATGAACAAGCGCCCGGAGTCCTTCGACTACCCGGCCGACGTCTATGTCGACGCGACCAGGCTGGACGAGCTCGACACGCAGTTCCAGCAGGTGGAGCGGATCGTCGGCCGCTACACACACCTGCTCGCCGACGCGTTCATGCCCGTCTTCGGACTGCTCAACGGCGGCACCATCGCCGGCGACCTGGCGGCCCTCAAGCACGCCGGGATCAAGGTCGGGCTGCTCGCCCACGGCAGCGAGATCCGGCACCCCGGCCGGCACATGGAGCGCCACGAGTACTCGCTCTTCCGCGACGCACCCGCGGGCATCGCGGCGAAGCTCCAGGCCAAGGCCGAGCGGAACAGGAAGATCGCCGACGAGTGCGGGCTCCCGCTCTACGTCACGACGCCCGACCTGCTCGACGACCTGCCGACCGCCACATGGACCCCGCTCGTCGTGGACGTCGACTCCTGGTCCACGGACCGTCCGGTGATGGAGCGCAAGCGGCCCGTCGTGCTGCACGCCCCGTCCAAGCGGTGGACCAAGGGCACCGACCGGATCATGCCGGTCCTCACCGAGCTCCACGACAAGGGCCTGATCGACTTCCGGCTTGCCGAAGGCATCCCGGTGGCCGAGATGCAGGAGCTCGTCCAGGGCTGCGACCTCGTGCTCGACCAGTTCACCACCGGCAGCTACGGCACCTTCGCGGTCGAGGCGATGGCCGCGGGCAAGCCCGTGGTCGGCTACATCAGCGACCAGGTGCGCGGTGCCACGCAGGGCGCCCTGCCGATCGTGAGCGCCACCCCGGCCGATCTCCGCGAGGTCGTCGAGTCGCTCGTCGCCGACCGCGAGGGCACCGCCCTGATCGGGCAGGAGTCGGCGAAGTTCGCCCGCACGTACCACGACGGAACCTGGACCGCCCAGGTCCTGAGCGGCTTCCTCAAGTGA
- a CDS encoding Gfo/Idh/MocA family protein → MTAAALRAGLIGLGSMGRHHARVLAGLDGVELVAVVDPMGDKNGWAQGAPVLSTVEELIALGIDYAVVACPTGLHEEVGLKLAEAGVCALVEKPVADTVEGARRLVDAFESRGLVAGVGHIERCNPALRSLRSRLEAGELGDVFQVVTRRQGPFPHRIADVGVVKDLATHDIDLTAWVTGQAYTSIAAHTVSKSGRAHEDMVSAVGKLSDGTMVSHLVNWLSPLKERFTSVTGERGCFIADTLTADLTFYSNAAVATEWEALSAFRGVAEGDMIRYAIPKREPLLVEHELFRDAVLGKDPDICTLRQGLRTVEVAAAVLESATTGTTVRLDSVSGPAV, encoded by the coding sequence GTGACTGCCGCTGCACTGCGGGCCGGCCTGATCGGCCTCGGCTCCATGGGACGCCACCACGCCCGCGTACTGGCCGGGCTCGACGGTGTCGAGCTCGTCGCCGTCGTCGACCCCATGGGCGACAAGAACGGCTGGGCGCAGGGCGCCCCCGTCCTGTCGACCGTCGAGGAGCTGATCGCCCTCGGCATCGACTACGCCGTCGTGGCCTGCCCGACCGGACTGCACGAGGAAGTCGGCCTGAAGCTGGCCGAGGCCGGGGTCTGCGCGCTCGTCGAGAAGCCCGTGGCGGACACCGTCGAGGGCGCCCGCCGCCTCGTCGACGCCTTCGAGTCGCGCGGCCTGGTCGCCGGCGTCGGCCACATCGAGCGCTGCAACCCGGCGCTGCGCAGTCTGCGTTCGCGGCTGGAGGCCGGCGAGCTCGGCGACGTGTTCCAGGTCGTCACCCGCCGCCAGGGCCCGTTCCCGCACCGCATCGCCGATGTCGGCGTGGTCAAGGACCTCGCCACCCACGACATCGACCTGACGGCCTGGGTCACCGGCCAGGCGTACACCTCGATCGCCGCGCACACGGTCTCCAAGTCCGGCCGCGCCCACGAGGACATGGTCTCCGCCGTCGGCAAGCTCAGCGACGGCACGATGGTCAGCCACCTCGTGAACTGGCTGAGCCCGCTGAAGGAGCGATTCACCTCGGTCACCGGCGAGCGCGGCTGCTTCATCGCCGACACCCTCACCGCCGACCTGACCTTCTACTCGAACGCCGCCGTGGCCACCGAGTGGGAGGCTCTGAGCGCGTTCCGCGGTGTCGCCGAGGGCGACATGATCCGCTACGCCATCCCGAAGCGCGAGCCGCTCCTGGTCGAGCACGAGCTCTTCCGCGACGCGGTGCTCGGAAAGGACCCGGACATCTGCACTCTGCGGCAGGGCCTGCGTACCGTGGAGGTGGCCGCGGCCGTACTGGAGTCGGCGACCACCGGTACCACCGTCCGCCTCGACAGCGTCAGCGGTCCGGCTGTCTGA
- a CDS encoding DegT/DnrJ/EryC1/StrS aminotransferase family protein — protein sequence MPSSNAQPIPAARPVIGEEEIEAAVRVLRSGRVVQGPEVAAFEEGFSELVEGRHCVAVNSGTSALHLLLMALGVGPGDEVIVPSFSFAASANAVRLVGADVVFADIEADTYCLSPAAVEAAITPRTAAIMPVHLYGHPAAMDKIMAIAEKHKLAVVEDACQAHAAALNGTPVGAFGSGGTFSFYPTKNMHSLEGGMISTADAEIARTLRLLRNQGMEQRYANEIVGANMRMTDVAAAVGRVQLAKLPGWTEQRIANAAYLSANITAPNVVTPVVAEGARHIYHQYTVRIRGDRDAAMAKLTEAGVGNAVYYPTPIHRLKPYWEPDQKAGRDWDLPETERAAAEVVSLPVHPSLTEGDLERIVTAVNALGENL from the coding sequence ATGCCGAGCAGCAACGCGCAGCCCATCCCTGCTGCCCGCCCGGTCATCGGTGAAGAAGAGATCGAGGCCGCCGTACGCGTACTGCGCAGCGGCCGGGTCGTACAGGGCCCCGAGGTGGCCGCGTTCGAGGAGGGCTTCTCGGAGCTCGTGGAGGGCCGCCACTGCGTGGCCGTCAACTCCGGTACCTCCGCGCTGCACCTCCTTCTGATGGCGCTTGGTGTCGGCCCGGGTGACGAGGTGATCGTTCCTTCGTTCTCCTTCGCCGCCTCGGCGAACGCGGTCCGCCTCGTCGGCGCCGACGTCGTCTTCGCCGACATCGAGGCCGACACGTACTGCCTGTCGCCGGCCGCCGTCGAGGCCGCGATCACCCCCCGCACCGCCGCGATCATGCCGGTGCACCTGTACGGCCACCCCGCCGCGATGGACAAGATCATGGCCATCGCCGAGAAGCACAAGCTCGCCGTCGTCGAGGACGCCTGCCAGGCGCACGCGGCCGCGCTGAACGGCACGCCCGTCGGCGCGTTCGGCTCCGGCGGCACGTTCAGCTTCTACCCGACCAAGAACATGCACAGCCTCGAGGGCGGCATGATCTCCACGGCCGACGCCGAGATCGCCCGCACCCTGCGCCTGCTGCGCAACCAGGGCATGGAGCAGCGCTACGCCAACGAGATCGTCGGCGCCAACATGCGCATGACAGACGTCGCCGCCGCCGTCGGCCGCGTCCAGCTCGCCAAGCTCCCCGGCTGGACCGAGCAGCGCATCGCCAACGCCGCCTACCTGTCGGCGAACATCACCGCGCCGAACGTCGTGACGCCGGTCGTCGCCGAGGGTGCGCGCCACATCTACCACCAGTACACGGTCCGTATCCGCGGTGACCGCGACGCCGCCATGGCGAAGCTCACCGAGGCGGGCGTCGGCAACGCCGTCTACTACCCGACCCCCATCCACCGGCTGAAGCCGTACTGGGAGCCGGACCAGAAGGCCGGCCGCGACTGGGACCTGCCCGAGACCGAGCGGGCCGCCGCCGAGGTCGTCTCGCTGCCCGTCCATCCCTCCCTCACCGAGGGCGATCTTGAGCGCATCGTCACCGCCGTGAACGCGCTGGGAGAGAACCTGTGA
- a CDS encoding ribonuclease E/G, giving the protein MLEQNDPGTSGDNTEHNENSTPSDTLPPRRRRRAASRPAGPPTAAVPVETVTDVTASVTAAISDAEAEAAAPVSAPEPIAEPAVTPVAETAEAPAPRARRRATRKATAPAGAPAAGEAVAEAAEPMEPAVATEAAVTPVAETAEAPAPRARRRATRKATAPAGAPASVAAAEAVATDEDIEEGAVSENAAETGAAEAPARRTRRRATAPAGTPQAAEAEPVTPTAEAVTAEAGSEEAAEQAEEAPRGRTRRRATRRAAVPAEEPAVEEAAAEESAAEEAEEAPRGRTRRRATRRVSAPAGAPEAAEAGETAAVEEPAVEEPAAEESAAEQAEEAPRGRTRRRAARRVGTPVQEDEALTGGESLPADSLAQIAADEAEVEAAERAASRGRTRRASAPQFAAEPARAAKADRTEQAEEPEQPARGRRATRPAVPVFQAPVFTEPMFQTPETAAAAAAAEAAEEVEEEEAEQPAPVAETPSRRRRRRRGEPAAAVEAAETEPADEAEVEAEEPEAEETDEYEDRPSRRRRRGGRRRRRGEPAEAEEAETAGGLEAEEGEEAEAEGEEEDEEGEEDETGTPSAPGTSSSRRRRRRRRRSGEAADTEPGTDEPERTVVKIREPRAKAEPSDEVQSIKGSTRLEAKKQRRREGREQGRRRVPIITEAEFLARREAVERVMVVRQNGERTQIGVLEDNVLVEHYVNKEQSTSYVGNVYLGKVQNVLPSMEAAFVDIGKGRNAVLYAGEVNFEALGLANGPRRIETALKSGQSVLVQVTKDPIGHKGARLTSQVSLPGRYLVYVPEGSMTGISRKLPDTERARLKTILKKIVPEDAGVIVRTAAEGASEDELRRDVERLQAQWEEIQKKAKNGNAPTLLYGEPDMTVRVVRDIFNEDFTKVIVSGDEAWDTIHGYVSHVAPDLADRLNRWTSEVDVFATYRIDEQLMKALDRKVWLPSGGSLVIDKTEAMVVVDVNTGKFTGQGGNLEETVTRNNLEAAEEIVRQLRLRDLGGIVVIDFIDMVLESNRDLVLRRLLECLGRDRTKHQVAEVTSLGLVQMTRKRVGQGLLESFSETCVHCNGRGVIVHMEQPATTGGGGGGKRAKKRGRGGAEHVHEHEHEVVVEAPGAEAPPAEELETEAEVAAEAAAPVALPEPAFAPDEELYGSVAEAEAAVRGRGRRRASRKATAPAGAPKQAQPVREEVVEAAPAAAAEVAPAAAAAAAAAEPQPRSEAEGVAEEAAPAGRTRRRATRKATAPAGSPKGTEAPVEIVTEAPAEAPAPVVEAPSAPEAEAELTAAAPRARRRVTRKVTAPAGSPSGAEEAAVVVVAAAPQTEPEAEAATAVDAEEAAPAKKAARKTAKKATAKKAATKKTAAKKTVAKKTTAKKATKAATKKTAAAEQQALPSVTASAAASVDS; this is encoded by the coding sequence ATGCTCGAGCAGAACGACCCCGGTACGTCCGGGGACAACACCGAACACAACGAGAATTCCACCCCCAGCGACACGCTGCCCCCGCGCCGCAGGCGCCGCGCGGCGTCCCGCCCGGCGGGGCCGCCGACGGCCGCCGTGCCGGTGGAGACGGTCACCGATGTGACCGCATCCGTCACCGCGGCCATATCGGATGCGGAGGCCGAGGCCGCCGCGCCTGTTTCCGCCCCTGAGCCCATTGCCGAGCCCGCCGTGACGCCTGTCGCCGAGACCGCTGAGGCGCCCGCGCCGCGTGCGCGCCGTCGTGCGACGCGCAAGGCGACTGCCCCCGCAGGGGCGCCCGCTGCCGGCGAGGCCGTCGCCGAGGCCGCCGAGCCCATGGAGCCCGCCGTGGCCACGGAGGCCGCCGTGACGCCTGTCGCCGAGACCGCTGAGGCGCCCGCGCCGCGTGCACGCCGTCGTGCGACGCGCAAGGCGACCGCCCCCGCAGGGGCGCCCGCTTCGGTGGCGGCGGCCGAGGCCGTCGCGACCGACGAAGACATTGAGGAAGGTGCCGTGAGCGAGAACGCCGCGGAGACCGGGGCCGCTGAGGCGCCCGCGCGCCGTACCCGCCGCAGGGCGACCGCCCCGGCCGGTACGCCGCAGGCGGCCGAGGCCGAGCCCGTCACCCCGACCGCGGAGGCCGTGACCGCAGAGGCCGGGTCCGAGGAAGCAGCCGAGCAGGCGGAGGAGGCTCCGCGCGGGCGTACGCGCCGCCGGGCCACGCGCCGCGCTGCCGTACCCGCCGAAGAGCCCGCAGTCGAAGAGGCCGCCGCCGAGGAGAGCGCCGCCGAGGAGGCGGAGGAGGCTCCGCGCGGGCGTACCCGCCGCCGCGCCACCCGCCGGGTGAGCGCCCCCGCCGGGGCGCCCGAGGCCGCCGAGGCCGGGGAGACGGCCGCTGTCGAAGAGCCCGCAGTCGAAGAGCCCGCTGCCGAGGAGAGCGCGGCCGAGCAGGCGGAGGAGGCTCCCCGCGGGCGTACCCGCCGCCGCGCCGCCCGCCGGGTCGGCACGCCCGTGCAGGAGGACGAGGCCCTGACGGGCGGCGAGTCGCTGCCCGCGGACTCCCTCGCCCAGATCGCCGCCGACGAGGCCGAGGTCGAGGCGGCCGAGCGGGCCGCTTCCCGCGGCCGTACGCGCCGTGCCTCCGCGCCGCAGTTCGCCGCCGAGCCCGCCCGGGCCGCGAAGGCGGACAGGACCGAGCAGGCCGAGGAGCCCGAGCAGCCCGCCCGCGGGCGTCGTGCCACCAGGCCCGCCGTCCCCGTCTTCCAGGCGCCGGTCTTCACCGAGCCGATGTTCCAGACGCCGGAGACCGCCGCTGCCGCGGCCGCCGCCGAGGCCGCCGAGGAGGTCGAGGAGGAAGAGGCCGAGCAGCCCGCGCCGGTCGCCGAGACCCCCTCGCGCCGTCGCCGTCGCCGCCGGGGCGAGCCCGCCGCGGCCGTGGAGGCCGCCGAGACCGAGCCCGCGGACGAGGCCGAGGTCGAGGCGGAGGAGCCGGAGGCCGAGGAGACCGACGAGTACGAGGACCGCCCCTCGCGCCGTCGCCGCCGTGGTGGCCGTCGCCGCCGTCGTGGCGAGCCCGCCGAGGCGGAGGAGGCCGAGACCGCCGGGGGCCTGGAGGCGGAAGAGGGCGAGGAGGCCGAGGCCGAGGGCGAGGAGGAAGACGAGGAAGGCGAGGAGGACGAGACGGGCACGCCGTCCGCGCCCGGCACCAGCAGCAGCCGTCGTCGCCGTCGTCGTCGCCGTCGCAGCGGTGAGGCCGCCGACACCGAGCCCGGCACCGACGAGCCGGAGCGTACGGTCGTCAAGATCCGTGAGCCCCGTGCCAAGGCGGAGCCGTCGGACGAGGTGCAGTCCATCAAGGGCTCGACCCGTCTGGAGGCGAAGAAGCAGCGCCGCCGCGAGGGCCGCGAGCAGGGCCGCCGCCGGGTGCCGATCATCACCGAGGCGGAGTTCCTGGCGCGCCGCGAGGCCGTCGAGCGCGTCATGGTCGTCCGGCAGAACGGCGAGCGCACCCAGATCGGCGTCCTCGAGGACAACGTGCTCGTCGAGCACTACGTCAACAAGGAGCAGTCGACCTCGTACGTCGGCAACGTCTACCTGGGCAAGGTGCAGAACGTCCTGCCGTCGATGGAGGCCGCCTTCGTCGACATCGGCAAGGGCCGCAACGCCGTCCTGTACGCCGGTGAGGTCAACTTCGAGGCGCTCGGGCTCGCCAACGGCCCGCGCCGGATCGAGACCGCGCTCAAGTCCGGCCAGTCCGTCCTCGTCCAGGTGACGAAGGACCCGATCGGCCACAAGGGCGCCCGCCTCACCAGCCAGGTCTCGCTCCCCGGCCGCTACCTGGTCTACGTGCCCGAGGGCTCGATGACCGGTATCAGCCGCAAGCTGCCCGACACGGAGCGCGCCCGGCTGAAGACCATCCTCAAGAAGATCGTCCCCGAGGACGCGGGCGTCATCGTCCGCACCGCCGCGGAGGGCGCCAGCGAGGACGAGCTGCGCCGTGACGTCGAGCGGCTCCAGGCGCAGTGGGAGGAGATCCAGAAGAAGGCGAAGAACGGCAACGCCCCGACCCTGCTCTACGGCGAGCCGGACATGACCGTCCGGGTCGTCCGCGACATCTTCAACGAGGACTTCACCAAGGTCATCGTCAGCGGCGACGAGGCGTGGGACACCATCCACGGCTATGTCTCGCACGTCGCGCCCGACCTGGCGGACCGGCTGAACCGCTGGACCTCCGAGGTCGACGTCTTCGCGACGTACCGGATCGACGAGCAGCTGATGAAGGCGCTGGACCGGAAGGTCTGGCTGCCGTCCGGCGGCTCGCTGGTGATCGACAAGACCGAGGCGATGGTCGTGGTCGACGTCAACACCGGCAAGTTCACCGGTCAGGGCGGCAACCTCGAGGAGACCGTCACCAGGAACAACCTGGAGGCGGCCGAGGAGATCGTGCGCCAGCTGCGCCTGCGCGACCTGGGCGGCATCGTCGTCATCGACTTCATCGACATGGTGCTGGAGTCCAACCGGGACCTGGTGCTGCGGCGCCTGCTGGAGTGCCTGGGCCGGGACCGTACGAAGCACCAGGTGGCAGAGGTCACCTCGCTCGGCCTGGTCCAGATGACCCGTAAGCGGGTCGGCCAGGGTCTGCTGGAGTCGTTCTCGGAGACCTGCGTCCACTGCAACGGCCGCGGTGTCATCGTGCACATGGAGCAGCCGGCCACCACGGGCGGTGGCGGTGGCGGCAAGCGCGCCAAGAAGCGCGGCCGTGGTGGTGCCGAGCACGTCCACGAGCACGAGCACGAGGTCGTCGTCGAGGCGCCGGGTGCCGAGGCCCCGCCCGCCGAGGAGCTGGAGACCGAGGCCGAGGTGGCGGCGGAGGCCGCCGCTCCGGTGGCGCTGCCCGAGCCCGCCTTCGCCCCGGACGAGGAGCTGTACGGCAGCGTCGCCGAGGCCGAGGCGGCCGTGCGGGGCCGTGGCCGCCGTCGGGCGAGCCGCAAGGCGACCGCCCCGGCGGGTGCGCCGAAGCAGGCCCAGCCGGTGCGGGAGGAGGTCGTCGAGGCGGCCCCCGCCGCAGCCGCGGAAGTCGCTCCGGCCGCAGCCGCAGCCGCAGCCGCAGCCGAGCCGCAGCCCCGGTCCGAGGCGGAAGGCGTCGCGGAGGAGGCGGCCCCCGCGGGCCGCACCCGCCGCCGGGCGACCCGTAAGGCGACGGCCCCGGCCGGTTCGCCGAAGGGGACCGAGGCCCCCGTCGAGATCGTGACCGAGGCTCCTGCCGAGGCCCCGGCCCCGGTGGTGGAGGCTCCCTCGGCTCCCGAGGCCGAGGCCGAGCTCACGGCCGCCGCCCCGCGCGCCCGTCGCCGGGTGACCCGCAAGGTCACCGCCCCGGCCGGTTCGCCGTCCGGTGCGGAGGAGGCCGCGGTCGTCGTGGTCGCCGCAGCGCCCCAGACGGAGCCCGAGGCCGAGGCCGCCACGGCGGTGGACGCCGAGGAGGCCGCCCCGGCCAAGAAGGCGGCGCGCAAGACGGCCAAGAAGGCCACGGCGAAGAAGGCCGCCACCAAGAAGACGGCGGCCAAGAAGACCGTTGCGAAGAAGACGACCGCCAAGAAGGCCACCAAGGCGGCCACCAAGAAGACCGCCGCGGCGGAGCAGCAGGCGCTGCCCTCCGTGACGGCGTCCGCGGCCGCTTCCGTCGACAGCTGA